One stretch of Leadbetterella byssophila DSM 17132 DNA includes these proteins:
- a CDS encoding TlpA family protein disulfide reductase: MKKLLALLLPIQVFAQNPELWKLQIKSPGGLIPSHILIEGDKAYAINADEKLEFDHVSKVRDTLHLKLELYDMELIFHPASKQGFFSKKGADQSFRQAAFTAIPNEKIRFKGKPATQKLSKRYQVTFTNPETGKESAAIGVFETQNNEVKGSFLTSTGDHRYLQGNVIGDSLFLSTMGNSATLYKVRIKGDSLVGGTSFNPFGRGNNFSGVASETYQLPDADKLTFLKEGYEKFDFTFKDIQGKSVSLSDPRFKGKITVVQILGTWCPNCLDETKFLLEYKAKHPDIEVIGLAFERSSDPASAHPKIARFIERFKVDYPVLFAGSTAEAGDKLPQLNHVMAFPTSIVVDKKGQVRKIHTGFSGPGTGKYYEEYVKEFSAFVDQLRRE; encoded by the coding sequence ATGAAAAAATTATTAGCTCTACTCCTTCCCATTCAAGTCTTTGCTCAGAATCCTGAATTGTGGAAACTACAAATAAAAAGCCCCGGCGGCCTCATCCCTTCTCATATACTTATTGAAGGGGACAAAGCATATGCCATTAATGCGGACGAGAAATTAGAATTTGACCATGTCTCAAAGGTCAGAGATACGCTGCACTTAAAGTTAGAGCTATATGACATGGAACTGATATTCCATCCTGCTAGTAAACAAGGATTTTTCAGTAAAAAAGGGGCGGATCAAAGTTTCAGACAAGCTGCCTTTACAGCTATACCTAACGAGAAGATCAGATTCAAAGGAAAACCTGCCACTCAGAAGTTAAGCAAAAGATATCAAGTTACCTTCACTAACCCTGAAACTGGGAAAGAATCTGCGGCAATAGGTGTTTTTGAAACTCAAAACAATGAGGTAAAAGGTTCTTTCTTGACCAGCACTGGCGACCATAGATACCTACAAGGCAATGTGATAGGAGATTCCCTGTTTCTATCCACCATGGGAAACAGCGCCACCTTATACAAAGTAAGAATCAAAGGAGATAGTTTAGTGGGGGGTACCTCTTTCAATCCTTTCGGAAGAGGAAACAATTTCTCAGGAGTGGCCAGTGAAACCTACCAACTTCCAGATGCCGACAAGCTAACATTCCTAAAAGAAGGATACGAGAAATTTGACTTTACCTTCAAAGACATTCAAGGCAAATCCGTTTCCTTATCTGACCCTAGGTTCAAGGGAAAAATAACCGTAGTCCAGATCCTAGGAACCTGGTGCCCTAACTGCTTGGACGAGACTAAATTCTTATTAGAATACAAAGCTAAACATCCGGATATTGAAGTGATAGGACTAGCTTTTGAAAGAAGCTCAGATCCTGCTTCTGCTCATCCAAAAATTGCCCGTTTTATTGAAAGATTTAAAGTTGACTACCCTGTCTTATTTGCAGGTAGTACAGCAGAAGCGGGAGATAAGCTACCACAGCTTAATCATGTCATGGCCTTCCCTACCTCCATTGTGGTAGACAAAAAGGGGCAAGTTCGAAAAATACATACTGGATTTTCTGGTCCCGGTACCGGCAAATATTACGAAGAGTACGTGAAAGAGTTTAGTGCATTTGTGGACCAATTGAGAAGAGAATAA
- a CDS encoding toxin-antitoxin system YwqK family antitoxin — protein sequence MRILLLALIILPFGSYSQDVVPKAKTKEQRKAERKQMSLEEKIESTLPVEISGTPSLDEARKTVGQVIPTKKGKEKKRTFALKEKKKEVKTFDGKSYKGIAVEKRIINRRSSYQEFYVLKEFQTPPPYHRAFAWYDEKNHRISEVLQRDPKTNSLLHGPYREYRGEDLIKEGYYYLGVKDGRWMQYDKNFILLEKETFKEGFYDESQISYYDDNKIKEVIPVKFGKITGTYFRYHPDGSLAEEGKYENGKKIGKWIEFYPGGTKRKKEIQHPASFYDEGEPFVVVEYDEKGKAVNKP from the coding sequence ATGAGAATTTTACTCCTTGCCCTTATAATACTTCCTTTCGGCTCCTATTCTCAGGACGTAGTTCCTAAAGCAAAAACCAAGGAACAGCGCAAGGCTGAGCGCAAACAGATGAGCCTTGAAGAGAAAATCGAGTCCACATTACCTGTAGAAATAAGTGGTACACCTTCCCTGGATGAAGCCAGAAAAACGGTGGGACAAGTAATTCCTACGAAGAAAGGCAAAGAGAAAAAAAGAACTTTTGCACTAAAGGAAAAAAAGAAGGAAGTAAAAACCTTTGACGGAAAATCCTATAAAGGCATAGCCGTTGAAAAAAGAATTATTAACAGACGATCTTCCTATCAGGAATTCTATGTATTAAAAGAATTCCAAACCCCACCACCCTACCATAGAGCTTTTGCCTGGTATGATGAAAAGAACCATAGAATCTCTGAAGTTCTTCAAAGAGACCCAAAAACCAATTCATTATTACACGGCCCCTATAGAGAGTACCGCGGAGAGGACTTGATCAAAGAAGGATATTACTACTTGGGTGTAAAAGACGGGAGATGGATGCAATACGACAAGAATTTCATCTTATTAGAAAAGGAGACCTTCAAAGAAGGCTTTTATGATGAATCACAGATCAGCTATTATGATGACAATAAGATAAAAGAAGTCATTCCGGTAAAATTCGGTAAAATCACCGGCACCTATTTTAGATACCATCCTGACGGCAGTCTTGCAGAAGAAGGAAAATATGAAAATGGCAAGAAGATTGGAAAATGGATAGAGTTCTATCCGGGTGGTACTAAAAGGAAAAAAGAAATTCAACATCCTGCATCCTTTTACGACGAAGGCGAACCTTTTGTCGTAGTTGAATATGATGAAAAAGGAAAAGCCGTAAACAAACCATGA
- the fcl gene encoding GDP-L-fucose synthase: protein MEKSAKIYVAGHRGMVGSAIVRNLQSKGYTNIVYRTSKELDLRDYNAVQAFLQEEKPEYVFLAAAKVGGIVANNTYKGQFLFENLQIQNNVIHGSYLIGVKKLMFLGSSCIYPKFAPQPLKEEYLLTGTLEPTNEPYAIAKIAGIKMCEAYRDQYGCNFISVMPTNLYGPNDNYDLNNSHVLPAMIRKFHEAKKENKSQVELWGTGSPMREFLHADDLADACVYLMDTYNDSTLVNIGTGVDITIKELAETIKAEVGYEGEIFWNTEKPDGTPRKLMDVSKLHGLGWKHSIDLKEGIHKVYSEYKELNA, encoded by the coding sequence TTGGAAAAATCTGCAAAAATATACGTAGCCGGACATCGTGGTATGGTAGGCTCTGCTATCGTTAGAAATCTACAGTCCAAAGGTTATACCAATATTGTCTATAGAACCTCTAAAGAGCTAGATTTAAGAGACTACAATGCTGTGCAAGCTTTTCTACAAGAAGAGAAGCCGGAATACGTTTTTCTAGCTGCCGCAAAGGTAGGAGGAATTGTAGCCAATAATACTTATAAAGGGCAGTTTCTGTTTGAAAACCTGCAGATTCAGAACAATGTCATCCATGGTTCATATCTGATTGGGGTGAAGAAACTGATGTTTTTGGGGTCATCTTGTATTTATCCAAAGTTTGCTCCTCAGCCATTAAAGGAAGAGTATTTGCTTACGGGTACTTTGGAGCCTACTAATGAGCCTTACGCCATAGCTAAGATCGCCGGTATCAAGATGTGTGAAGCGTATAGAGATCAATACGGCTGTAATTTTATTTCTGTAATGCCTACTAATCTTTACGGACCAAATGATAATTATGATTTGAATAATTCTCATGTTCTTCCTGCTATGATTCGTAAGTTTCATGAAGCGAAAAAGGAGAACAAGTCGCAAGTAGAACTCTGGGGTACAGGGTCTCCTATGCGTGAGTTTTTACATGCAGATGATTTAGCTGATGCATGTGTATATTTGATGGACACTTATAATGATAGTACACTAGTGAACATTGGAACTGGAGTAGACATCACCATAAAGGAATTAGCGGAAACCATTAAGGCGGAAGTGGGTTACGAAGGCGAAATCTTCTGGAATACCGAGAAGCCTGACGGTACACCAAGGAAGTTAATGGATGTATCTAAACTTCATGGTTTAGGTTGGAAACATTCCATTGACTTAAAAGAAGGTATTCATAAAGTGTATTCAGAATATAAGGAGCTGAATGCATAA
- a CDS encoding TVP38/TMEM64 family protein encodes MHNSRSKYTSWGSFVIFTILPLLSSSYLTYYLFQHQEIIAEWGFNTWLLYSFLLAVLCAIAIIPPTLLALVMGFFAGWKAFPLLVLINMLAIVLIYGFSRLVDFSFVRNWLNKDPKVVQVMNRIREDELKVIFFTKLSPLFPFAVTNLIFAASGAKFRSILVGGFLGMIPRTLLAVYVGTQGKELQQLMEDPNGGSLGQWTVISLILISIGGLYLTFKKK; translated from the coding sequence ATGCATAATTCAAGGTCAAAATATACTAGTTGGGGCAGTTTTGTAATCTTTACTATTCTGCCCCTTTTAAGTTCATCTTATCTTACATATTACCTTTTTCAGCATCAGGAGATTATAGCCGAATGGGGTTTTAATACCTGGCTTCTATACTCTTTCTTGTTGGCAGTACTTTGTGCCATTGCTATCATTCCTCCTACCTTGTTGGCTTTGGTTATGGGTTTTTTTGCGGGGTGGAAGGCATTCCCTCTCTTAGTGTTGATTAACATGCTGGCTATAGTACTCATTTATGGTTTTAGTAGGCTGGTAGATTTTAGTTTCGTGAGAAATTGGCTTAATAAAGACCCCAAAGTGGTGCAAGTCATGAATAGGATTAGAGAGGATGAGCTAAAGGTGATTTTTTTTACCAAATTGAGCCCTTTGTTTCCTTTTGCCGTGACTAATTTGATCTTCGCTGCTTCAGGCGCTAAATTTAGATCTATACTTGTTGGCGGTTTCCTAGGGATGATTCCCAGGACCCTTTTAGCGGTTTATGTAGGGACTCAAGGTAAGGAATTGCAACAACTTATGGAAGATCCCAATGGAGGGTCTTTAGGTCAATGGACGGTAATAAGTCTGATACTTATCTCTATTGGTGGACTTTATTTAACATTTAAGAAGAAATGA
- the dgt gene encoding dGTP triphosphohydrolase translates to MIWETLYSAKRLGSSGNTPLGIGRGAYIRDYDRVIFSSPFRKLQNKTQVFPLPGHFFVHNRLTHSLEVASVGRTLGKLAGEKLAEKHTFSEEAEEFYRFELSDVIQTACLAHDIGNPPFGHFGEEAIRGFFADFFSKWGTFDLSPVQVKDFTQFEGNANAFRILTSLFIASGLKLTYTTLASIVKYPVDSLNGFQKGDLALKKSGFMDSEKAYFEEVAGSLNIPQKGKGYARHPFVYLVEAADDICYRIIDLEDAYKLKVVSFEEVATLLRPLLKGSSFEEYFDKQWGKIEDEEQKLSLFRALLINYLTQECVKAFIDHEKEILEGNLNKSLIDLLDSSLQEPLKALNKFSVDRIYNHPSVIEKELSGHHVLYGLLEDFCEALVTQNSERSKKILRLLPVKLSHSVYADLQKIVDYISQMTDDFAVDLYKKVH, encoded by the coding sequence ATGATCTGGGAGACTTTATATTCTGCTAAACGATTGGGCAGTTCAGGTAATACACCTTTAGGTATTGGGAGAGGGGCTTATATTAGGGATTATGATAGGGTCATTTTCTCTTCGCCTTTTAGAAAACTTCAAAACAAGACCCAGGTTTTCCCACTTCCGGGACATTTCTTTGTGCATAACCGACTAACCCATAGTTTGGAGGTGGCTTCAGTAGGCAGAACCTTAGGGAAATTAGCCGGGGAGAAATTGGCAGAGAAGCATACATTCTCTGAGGAGGCGGAGGAGTTTTATAGATTTGAGCTTTCTGATGTGATTCAAACGGCCTGTCTGGCGCATGATATAGGTAATCCTCCTTTTGGGCATTTCGGAGAAGAAGCTATAAGAGGATTCTTTGCAGATTTCTTTTCCAAATGGGGGACGTTTGATCTAAGTCCGGTTCAGGTAAAGGATTTTACACAATTTGAAGGTAATGCTAATGCTTTTCGCATCTTGACTTCACTGTTTATTGCTTCCGGGTTAAAGCTGACCTATACTACTCTAGCATCCATAGTTAAATATCCTGTAGATTCCCTAAACGGCTTTCAGAAGGGAGATTTGGCTTTGAAGAAATCAGGTTTTATGGATTCTGAAAAGGCGTATTTTGAAGAGGTAGCTGGGTCTTTGAATATACCTCAGAAGGGTAAGGGCTATGCTCGTCATCCTTTTGTTTATTTGGTGGAGGCGGCAGATGATATTTGTTATAGAATCATCGATTTAGAAGATGCATATAAACTCAAAGTAGTGAGCTTTGAGGAGGTGGCTACATTATTACGTCCCTTATTAAAAGGTAGCTCATTTGAGGAGTATTTTGATAAGCAATGGGGAAAGATAGAGGATGAAGAGCAGAAATTATCCTTATTTCGGGCATTACTTATAAATTATCTGACTCAAGAGTGTGTCAAAGCTTTCATTGATCATGAAAAGGAAATACTTGAAGGTAATTTGAATAAATCCTTGATCGACCTGCTTGATTCTTCTTTACAAGAGCCACTAAAGGCCTTAAATAAGTTCTCGGTGGATCGTATTTATAATCATCCCAGTGTGATTGAGAAGGAATTATCCGGACATCATGTATTGTATGGATTATTGGAGGATTTCTGTGAAGCCTTAGTGACACAAAATAGTGAGAGGTCCAAGAAGATTCTGAGGTTACTGCCAGTTAAATTAAGCCACTCCGTTTATGCTGACCTGCAGAAAATAGTGGATTATATTTCTCAGATGACGGATGATTTCGCGGTAGATTTATATAAGAAGGTACATTAA